The Mercurialis annua linkage group LG8, ddMerAnnu1.2, whole genome shotgun sequence genome window below encodes:
- the LOC130014973 gene encoding uncharacterized protein LOC130014973: MTDDEVWLRLFPFSLRDKAKQWIHALPRAGINNWSDLAKTFMSKYFSMAKTAKLIRDIMLYQQNDGESIHEAWERYKEMQRKVHHHHITRENLIQNFYNGSTELGRSAIDVAAEGSLMRKTTDEAFALLDEMAINGCTWPNERAKVPAQRGVMTVSVDPVVESLKPKNASLQAQVDILMRQATGMTMGNVAAVQSSCEVCGDPTHMANDCYVMGQAFNEQVNFMEGQIQGNDPYAATYNPGWRNHPNFSWKDNGGNANNQAGPNLQGGQRPQQNQGNFQNQENFRH; the protein is encoded by the coding sequence ATGACAGACGATGAAGTTTGGCTGCGCTTATTCCCATTTTCTCTGAGGGATAAAGCGAAGCAGTGGATTCATGCATTGCCTAGAGCGGGGATTAACAATTGGTCAGATTTGGCAAAAACTTTCATGAGCAAGTATTTCTCCATGGCAAAGACTGCAAAGCTGATAAGGGATATTATGCTCTATCAGCAAAACGATGGAGAATCGATACATGAAGCGTGGGAGCGATACAAGGAGATGCAGAGGAAAGTTCATCATCATCACATCACTAGGGAGAATCTGATCCAAAATTTCTACAATGGGTCAACTGAATTGGGGAGAAGCGCTATAGATGTAGCTGCAGAAGGGTCACTAATGAGGAAAACCACCGATGAAGCATTCGCTCTATTAGACGAGATGGCCATAAATGGATGTACTTGGCCGAACGAGAGGGCAAAAGTACCTGCGCAGAGAGGAGTAATGACAGTCAGTGTTGATCCAGTTGTGGAGAGTCTGAAACCGAAGAATGCCTCACTGCAAGCTCAGGTTGATATTCTTATGAGGCAAGCTACAGGGATGACTATGGGAAATGTTGCTGCAGTTCAGAGTAGCTGTGAAGTATGTGGAGATCCTACCCACATGGCAAATGACTGCTATGTGATGGGACAGGCTTTCAATGAGCAGGTCAATTTTATGGAAGGACAGATACAAGGCAATGATCCGTATGCTGCTACTTACAATCCAGGATGGAGGAATCACCCGAATTTCTCATGGAAGGATAATGGGGGTAATGCCAACAATCAGGCTGGTCCGAATCTTCAAGGAGGACAAAGGCCACAACAGAATCAGGGCAACTTCCAGAATCAGGAAAACTTCCGACATTAG